In Aquimarina sp. TRL1, a single window of DNA contains:
- a CDS encoding ABC transporter ATP-binding protein, with protein METILSINNLTKKFGNLTAVDNLSFTIQKGNVYGILGPNGSGKSTTLGIILNVVNKTSGNFTWFDGSTSTHNALKKVGAIIERPNFYPYMTAAQNLHLVCKIKGVSSQKIDEKLKIVGLLERKNSKFRTFSLGMKQRLAIASALLNDPEILILDEPTNGLDPQGIHQIREIIKVIASQGTTILLASHLLDEVEKVCNHVVIIRRGVKLYSGPVDQMNNSHGYFLLQATDNEKLKNWLLNHQSFHKITELNGKITAHLNTTVEAAHLNEQLYTSGITLTHLEKKKESLEEQFLQLTNNLK; from the coding sequence TTGGAAACCATACTCAGTATAAACAACCTTACCAAAAAATTTGGAAACCTTACTGCTGTAGATAATTTATCCTTTACTATCCAGAAGGGAAATGTTTATGGTATTTTGGGACCAAATGGGAGTGGTAAATCTACAACTCTTGGTATCATCCTCAATGTTGTAAACAAAACATCAGGTAATTTCACCTGGTTTGACGGAAGTACCTCAACTCATAACGCATTAAAAAAAGTAGGAGCCATCATTGAGCGCCCTAATTTTTATCCTTATATGACTGCTGCCCAGAATCTTCATCTTGTATGTAAAATCAAAGGAGTTTCTTCGCAAAAAATAGATGAGAAGTTAAAAATAGTAGGATTGCTAGAGCGTAAAAACAGTAAGTTCAGAACCTTTTCTCTAGGAATGAAACAACGACTAGCCATTGCATCAGCCTTGTTAAATGACCCTGAAATACTCATCCTTGATGAACCTACTAACGGGCTTGATCCACAAGGGATTCATCAAATCAGAGAAATTATCAAGGTAATTGCCTCTCAGGGAACAACTATATTACTGGCTTCTCACTTATTAGATGAAGTAGAGAAAGTATGTAATCATGTTGTTATCATTAGAAGAGGGGTTAAGCTATATTCCGGTCCGGTCGATCAGATGAATAATAGTCATGGGTATTTCTTACTGCAAGCCACTGATAATGAGAAATTAAAAAACTGGCTGCTCAATCACCAAAGCTTTCATAAAATAACTGAATTAAATGGTAAAATTACTGCCCATCTCAATACAACAGTCGAAGCTGCTCACCTCAATGAACAGCTCTATACTTCGGGAATTACACTTACACATTTAGAGAAGAAGAAAGAAAGCCTGGAAGAACAATTTTTACAACTTACTAATAACCTAAAATAA
- a CDS encoding ABC transporter permease, whose protein sequence is MLRLLTIEFHKLRYSKASKVISIAYFVLISFIALIASIEFNFAGSKFRIADQGIFNFPYIWHFNTYIAAWAKLFLAIVIVSMMANEYSNRTLKQNLIDGLSKKEFIASKFLTVMAFSTISTIFLIILTMILGLSFSDFLEPYAIFKDQQYLQYIIAYFLKLTGFFAFCMFLGILIKRSAFALGFLFIWWGLENITFLILKFKVFKGQDIAEKIVQFFPLESMSNLIIEPFSRLNFIQSAANQLGTELSKDYSVHWYQCLIVLGWTSLFVFLSYQLLKRRDL, encoded by the coding sequence ATGCTACGATTACTAACCATAGAATTTCACAAATTGAGATATAGTAAAGCATCTAAGGTGATTTCCATTGCTTATTTTGTACTTATCTCATTCATAGCTTTAATTGCTTCTATAGAATTCAATTTCGCTGGTTCTAAATTCAGAATTGCCGATCAGGGAATATTCAACTTCCCGTATATCTGGCATTTTAACACCTATATCGCAGCATGGGCTAAATTATTCCTGGCAATTGTGATTGTCTCTATGATGGCAAATGAATATAGTAACCGAACTTTAAAGCAAAATCTCATTGATGGATTGAGTAAAAAAGAGTTTATAGCTTCTAAGTTTCTTACAGTAATGGCATTTTCTACTATATCCACCATTTTCCTCATTATTCTGACAATGATTCTGGGACTCTCATTTTCTGATTTCCTGGAGCCTTATGCTATATTTAAGGATCAGCAATACTTACAATATATCATAGCTTATTTTCTAAAACTAACTGGTTTCTTTGCTTTCTGTATGTTTCTTGGAATACTAATAAAAAGATCTGCTTTTGCCCTTGGTTTCTTATTTATATGGTGGGGATTGGAAAATATTACTTTTCTTATTCTAAAATTTAAAGTTTTCAAAGGACAAGACATCGCTGAAAAAATTGTTCAATTTTTTCCACTGGAATCAATGAGTAATCTGATTATCGAACCGTTTAGCAGACTTAATTTCATACAATCCGCAGCTAATCAGCTTGGAACCGAACTATCTAAAGACTATTCTGTACATTGGTATCAATGTCTTATTGTATTGGGATGGACTAGTTTGTTTGTTTTTCTTTCTTACCAACTCCTAAAAAGAAGAGATTTATAA
- a CDS encoding T9SS type B sorting domain-containing protein → MKFFYPFTLLLTLICSFHGFSQNRPTDCVNSVIVCGNINLELNSNGTGINDFASPNSNPPACSFNESQSLWLKVNIVQAGTLAFVITPESSNPDEDYDFAVYGPNVTCDALGSSIRCSSSNPTAAGISTRTGLSDSENDLTEGPGGQGNGFVKSIDAQAGEEYYILVDNFSQNGGFDIEFTGTATFPDAPTNQTTNSTAINLTECDVTGDTTDGMTHYNLEQNTAIILGSQSNTAITYHNSEQDASLGENPLSSPYLSQQTIETIYIRIENTITNCFILDSFTLTTTEGPAITTPDAYEICDDTTDGSDTNGIASFILQNKDQEILNNLSPSEYTITYHLDETDADTNTAPIDKTVSYTNTVNPQRIYARVENKTNSICYSTVSFNLVVNALPTVTNEKLVQCNDTTSDATTSVFNLNQALEQLAGTTENRRAEFYTSATAAISGTFPISNPITYTNTSPNQQLFVRVIDTHTECYRIATLNLEVSNTSANDVILENCDDDGIEDGYKEFILSEANSLILNGISSPNLTVKYYETHEEALAEINEITTFINESPLTIEDETIYARIEDNRNQCYGINRVSLQLYPLPDITVEEDFFLCDHQINIQVGAGLAPGELTTNYSYNWSTGETTETIAVTNAGSYRVTVTNNTTGCSKERTVIVIPSNTATIQSIEIKDAQTNNTVLVFAEGKGNYEYAILGTDNIATYQDDPLFTNVPSGIHTVLVRDKNGCLPVTKQKIAVVGFPSYFTPNGDGFHDKWTMEGVSDEFTSNALIFIFNRHGKLLKQIRPGGNGWDGTYGGKTLPSSEYWFKTKLDDGRVITGSFSLIR, encoded by the coding sequence ATGAAATTCTTTTACCCTTTTACACTTCTCCTTACACTTATATGTTCATTTCACGGATTTTCTCAAAACAGACCGACAGATTGTGTAAATTCAGTAATCGTATGTGGTAATATTAACCTGGAGCTCAATTCTAATGGTACAGGGATAAATGATTTTGCCTCTCCAAACAGCAACCCTCCTGCTTGTTCTTTTAATGAAAGTCAAAGTCTTTGGTTAAAAGTAAATATTGTTCAGGCAGGAACTCTAGCGTTTGTTATTACTCCAGAATCCTCTAATCCTGATGAGGATTATGATTTTGCAGTATATGGTCCTAATGTAACCTGTGATGCATTAGGAAGTTCTATCAGGTGTTCGTCCTCCAATCCAACAGCAGCAGGAATATCAACCAGAACAGGATTATCAGATTCTGAAAATGACCTTACCGAAGGACCTGGTGGACAAGGGAATGGATTTGTAAAATCTATTGATGCTCAGGCAGGGGAAGAATATTACATTCTTGTCGATAACTTTTCTCAAAACGGAGGATTTGATATCGAATTTACCGGTACCGCTACCTTCCCGGATGCTCCAACGAATCAAACAACAAACTCTACAGCTATAAACCTTACCGAATGTGATGTTACAGGAGACACTACAGATGGTATGACCCATTATAATCTAGAACAAAATACCGCTATTATTTTAGGATCTCAATCTAATACTGCTATTACATATCACAATTCGGAGCAAGATGCCAGTCTGGGAGAAAACCCACTTTCAAGCCCTTATCTTAGTCAACAAACCATAGAAACGATTTACATTCGTATAGAAAACACCATCACCAATTGTTTTATCCTGGATAGTTTTACACTTACAACAACAGAAGGACCTGCTATAACAACACCTGATGCTTATGAAATCTGTGATGATACCACCGATGGGAGTGATACAAATGGAATTGCTTCTTTTATTTTACAAAACAAAGATCAAGAAATTCTCAACAACCTTTCTCCTTCTGAATATACAATAACATACCACTTAGATGAGACAGATGCTGATACTAATACAGCTCCTATTGACAAAACAGTTTCTTATACGAATACAGTAAACCCTCAAAGGATCTATGCCCGGGTAGAAAACAAAACAAACAGTATCTGCTATAGTACAGTATCCTTTAATCTTGTCGTGAATGCATTACCTACTGTCACAAATGAAAAATTAGTTCAATGTAATGATACTACCAGTGATGCTACTACTTCTGTTTTTAATTTAAATCAAGCCTTAGAACAACTAGCCGGCACTACCGAAAACCGAAGAGCTGAATTCTATACAAGTGCCACAGCTGCAATTTCAGGAACTTTTCCCATTAGCAACCCTATCACCTATACCAATACTTCTCCCAATCAACAACTTTTTGTACGAGTAATCGATACCCATACCGAATGCTACAGAATAGCTACTTTAAACCTGGAAGTTAGTAACACCTCTGCTAATGATGTGATCTTAGAAAACTGTGATGACGATGGAATTGAAGATGGCTATAAAGAATTCATACTTTCAGAGGCGAATAGCTTAATTCTAAATGGAATTAGTAGCCCTAACCTTACTGTAAAATATTATGAAACCCATGAAGAAGCATTAGCTGAGATCAATGAAATAACAACATTCATTAACGAAAGTCCATTGACGATTGAAGATGAAACTATTTATGCAAGAATAGAAGATAACAGAAACCAATGTTATGGAATTAATCGAGTCTCCTTGCAATTATATCCTCTGCCAGACATTACAGTTGAAGAAGATTTTTTTCTTTGTGATCACCAAATAAACATACAGGTTGGAGCGGGTTTAGCCCCTGGAGAACTTACTACAAATTATTCCTATAACTGGTCTACAGGAGAAACAACCGAAACCATAGCAGTAACAAATGCCGGGAGCTACCGAGTGACTGTGACAAATAATACTACAGGATGTTCTAAAGAAAGGACCGTCATTGTAATCCCCTCCAATACAGCTACAATTCAATCCATAGAAATCAAAGACGCACAGACCAATAACACTGTTCTTGTTTTTGCTGAAGGCAAAGGGAATTACGAATATGCAATCTTGGGAACGGACAATATCGCAACATATCAGGATGATCCTCTGTTTACAAATGTCCCCTCTGGAATTCATACCGTATTGGTTCGCGATAAAAATGGTTGCCTCCCTGTTACCAAACAAAAAATAGCAGTTGTGGGCTTTCCCTCATATTTTACACCGAATGGGGATGGCTTTCATGATAAGTGGACTATGGAAGGGGTTTCTGATGAATTTACATCCAATGCTTTGATTTTTATATTTAACCGTCATGGAAAACTCTTAAAACAAATACGCCCCGGAGGAAATGGCTGGGATGGAACTTATGGAGGAAAAACACTTCCCTCCAGTGAGTATTGGTTCAAAACCAAATTAGATGACGGAAGAGTAATTACAGGAAGTTTTTCGCTGATCCGATAA